Below is a window of Komagataella phaffii GS115 chromosome 1, complete sequence DNA.
AATTTTTCAGACTTCATACTTACCTCGAGACGTCATCGGAGATCAAGAAGTCCTGATGGCCAGTTCCAGTGATTTACATTGCACAGCGTTGTCACTTGGGGATGCCAGCTTTCCTTCGGGAAAGTGTGGGTCTCATAATTTTTGATTTATTTCTTTACTTCCAATTCACGTGTCTATTGCGGGATTGGTTGGATAGTAACAGTAGTTTGGGGCATTACGTTAGTCTGTGTTAACCCACTTTTCGACCTCTTATTGCGAGTTTGTCAGTTGATGGCTTTCATTAAGAGTTGCGCATGTATAAGTATTATCAAAACAGGATTATTAAGTGTAAATGGCTATAGCTATAAGGGTACATATTATCTTTATGCTTCGGCTTTGAATGTGTTAAGCTTGACGTCGCCTCTATCGGCGGACTTGTTGTCTTCAGATGAACTGGACACAGCAACATCGTCGGTGACAATCTGTTGCTCGTAAACGTCCATGTCAGCAGTCATGTTGTCGTCCAGCTCTTGTGGTAGGAATAAGTTAAGAATGACACCCAGGAATCCGGTCACAGCAAAACCAGTTTCCATGACCAAGACAATGGCATCAAAGAATCCTTGCAGACCACCGTTGTCACCGTCATATGTAAAGACATAGGAGAACCAGTCTGGAATCAATACAGCAGCAATACCGAACATCAAAGATGCAGTTAACACAAATCTGTCACGTCTGGTGAAGGGAGTAGTAGCGATAATCTTGATACCAGATACGGCCACACTTGTGAACAGGAATGTAGTCATACCACCTAAGACTGGTCTTGGAATGGCGACCAATGCTGCAGCAAACTTGGCAAAGATACCCATAATAATTAAGAAAAAACAACACCAGTAACCAACAGTTCTTGAGGCACATTTGGTGATAGAAATAACACCGTTGTTCTGAGAAAATGTAGAGACAGGAGTCATAGTCATCAAGGCAGCTAGACAACCGTTGAGACCATCAGCAAGGACACCACCTTGAATTCTAGACTCGTACTCCTTACCTTCGACGTTGGTTCTGGAGACCTCACAAGTTGCAGTAATATCACCAATAGCCTCCATCATTAAAACCACGAAAACAGCTAACATTGGTAGCACTGCAGGGCCATAAACAGtgagtttgaaagttttcacCCATGGGAAAGTGACAGCGGGGGCAGCGTCAATACCAGCGTGACTGAAGTAACCAGTGGCAGCAGCAACGATACAACCCATCAACAGACCCATAATAACGGCACATGACTTCATAATAGGAGAACCCCATTTTTCACAAATGACAATAGTGACGTAGACAAGGAAACCAAGACCAATAAACTGAGCAGAACCCCATGGAGCCGAATGACTACCAACAACACAGACGTTTCCTTCACCACAACCACCAACCAAGTTCATCATACCAGACTCAACTAAGTGGGTACCAATAAGCAAAACGACAGGACCTGTGACCAAAGGTGGGAAAACCCGTTGCAGAACTTTTGGAGGCATGAATGAAAGGGTGATTTCCAGCAGAGAGCAACAAGCAGCAGTTCCCAACAGAGATCCGTATCCATCGGGACAAGGTAGTAATGTGCCGTCCTCAGCAGTGGGACATTGACCGTTCACATACATCATTGGGATAGCCTTGGTGACGATCGTAATAGTTGCAAAGGAGGTACCCACCATGGAAATCAGACCCGTACCGAGGTAGTAAGGAGTCTTGTAGAAGTGGAAACGGGTAATTTGGATCATGGAAAGAAGACCCGAGATGATCAAAGAGGCAGAAACCAAGTACTGGGTGGTGTCAACGTCAAAATTGGCGACACCAGATATAATGATGGGAGGAGTCATGATACCAGCTAACATGGCCAGAGCGTGTTGTAAACCCAAGATTGCTCCTAACAGAACAGGCATACTGTCATTTAAACCAAAGAAAGGTTGGGTAGAGATCATCTGGCCCgattttctttgcttccaGTCTGAATAGATTGGGATCTTAGGGATGAATAATTGGGAATAGTTGTAGTCCCCAATCAAACCCTCTTTGGTTGTGAACTTGGTCTTCACCCTTCTCAAATTTGATGATactttttccatttttAGTGTGGAAAACTCGAAGTTGTCGATTATGATCGATACTGGtgctgttgatgaagtATTTATAGACAGTAGGCCTCTGCAAAAGGGTTTAAGCTGGTTTGGCAACAGATTGGAACGGTTTGCAATTTATTCAACCTGCAAGATAAAGCATACGGTTGAGAGGGTGCTACACTGAGGACGGTATTTTACTAGCAGAGGGTGCTAGTAACGCGATGGGCTTTGCCTGTAGGGTTTGAAGAAGCGTGGGAAAAAGCGCCGACAGATGGGGAAACAACCGCATATGGGGgatcaaaagaaacatgCTATCTATTGCATCAGATTCTGACTTGGAACTCTTGCTGTCAGTCCTAGCGCCTATCCCCTCTTGATCTATCGTTCCTTTTTGAAGGGggggaagaaaagaaaaaagcaCCATAATTTTGCTGCCGGATCAGACCGAGCTCCTCCAATCACAAAATTTTCATGCGATGTGGGTAAACGTACGTCAGACTACCTCTGACATCGTCTGATCGGTTGGTGTAGAGGTGTACCAGAGTTATcagaatcttttttttttttctgtgAATCCAGAGTAGGTTGAACGGTGGAGTAGGGGATTGTCGTATGCAATTAATATGAAGACATGCTACTATGAACTCCTTCAGGTGAGTCAGGATTGCACTGAGTCGGATCTGAAGCGTTCATATCGTAAGATGGCGCTGAAACATCATCCCGATAAGAATCCTGATAACGTTAACGAGGCAACACAGAAATTTAATGAGATCAAGTCAGCCTACGAGGTGTTGAGTGATCCGCACGAAAGATCGTGGTACGATTCGCATAGGACTCAGATTTTGTCAGAGATGGACAATGCCGATGTTGGGTTTCCTCAGGCTGCCGAATTTGAGTATGCTGGTACTACTTCTCAAGACATTATGAAATATTTTAACCCTGCATTATACTCGGATTTTTCCAAGGCATACGGAATGATCAACGGATTGTACTCTAAGCTTGCAGCTGAAGAGAAGTTGGACAGTGCTCCGCAGTTTGGCGGAAGTTCTGCGTCTTATGAACATGTCGTCAGGCTGTTCTACCAACATTGGGCAAACTTCCAAACCAGTAAATCATTTTCATGGGTGGACGAGTACAAGTACTCCTCGACATACGATAGAAAAACTAGAAGAGCGATagaaaaagagaacaaAAAGTACAGAGACCAGGCTAGAAAGGAGTATAATGAAAGTATTCGCAATCTCACAAGATTCATAAAACGAAGGGATCCTCGTGTCAAACCAGGAATCGCCAAATATGAAGCtgagcaaaagaagaagcgAAACGATACGTTGAGGAAGCAGTATGTCCAGAATAGGAACAACGAGAACTCTGAGTATATTGAGCAGGATTGGGAGAAGCTGAATAATGAAGAACTGGCAGAGATTGAACGGTTGCTGGAAAAGATCCATAACGATCCCactgaagaggaagacgaaaaTGAGTTCAACGAGTTTGAATGTGTTATCTGTAACAAGATATTTAGGACAGAAAATCAATTCTTAACCCATGagtcttcaaagaagcataAGAAGGCATTGAAAGACCTTAAGTCGCAAATGAGGGAAGAAGGCATAGAACTGGGCATCGACGAAGAGTCTTATGTTGCCGTTGAACTATCACCAGAGGAGTTTGTGACTGCTGAGGAGTCTTTGGATTCACTTAGTGAACTGGACTTTATCGATGACATGGACGATATGGAACTTGAGGAGCTGGAGAGAAAACTGGATGAAGCAACTCTAAAGGAGaatagagaaaaagagtcCCAAGAAAACTCTGAAAGACAATCCCAAGAGAAGTctcaagaagagaaagttcTTAGTAGTGATTCTGACCCCCAATCTGATTACGAAGCTCCGCAAGAACTCAAACCAGAACAGGATAACCAGGCCAACCTCCATGAGGACGTCACTCTACTAACGAATGATAAAGCCAACCCTCTATGGGCTGGATTAGACGAAGATGACAGTGATCTGGATTGGTCAGGTAAATcacagaaaaaaaagaaaaaatggCAAGAAAAAGTCAACCAGCAATACTGCAACAGCTGCTACCAATAATACCTCCCCACCATCCTTAGACCAAGCAAATCCTCGTCTACCCAATCCATCTACAGAGAATTGTGCGACTTGCTCCATGGCTTTCCCAAGCAGAAACAAACTATTCCAGCACATCAGGGATACTAATCATGTGGCCTCCCCCAACCAagccaagaagaagaataaatCTAAAAAGAAACGCTAGTGCAGAGTTAGTCAACTAATACTCGGATAAAGTTGGGTTGGATCACGGAATTACGCGAATGAAATTGAGTTCGGATCTGCCcgaaaccaaaaaatgtATGTAGATTAGGTGAATAGACAAATTCGATCTCATGATTATTTGCAATGCAAACCAGATAACTGCTTGcacaatttcaacaatacAATTTGATAGCATTGGCAAACAGCGTGGTGCATTCTAGGACAGGGAATACCGAAATGGGGTTCTGGGTATGCTGCACTCGCTGTCCCTTTCCCCTGATAACCTGATACCCGAGTTTATAGACCTTCATGGACCTCTCCTTTCAGGACGGCACTTAAAGttcacttttttttctttatcgTTATCTTATCAAATCAAGTACTAGCATTGATAGGAGGAGCATGACGAACAATCTACCAAGAGCTCCGATATTCAGGTACGCAATTGTGCGAGTCAAGTCAAACAAAAAGGTGCAATAAAATGCTGCGTATTGACGCCTTTTGCatgttttcttcctctcCTTCACTAGCTCCCATAAGGATTTTTTGTCTTATTTTTCTCTCTAAAACCTAATAAATAAGTCTTATACGTTCAGTAATCGTTCAAAAAATGCTCTTCATTCACGCTACTTTGGTCACCGTCAATGCGAACCGTGATATTATTGAGGACGGGGCCATCCTGGTGGACGGACAGTTCATTCTTGACATGGGTAAATCCGCCGATCTTATCTCTAGGCATAACGGTCAAGAGACAATCGATTTGAAGGGTCAGATTGTGATGCCAGGCCTGATATCTTTGCACGTTCATCTTGCTCAATCTCTTCTCCGCACTGCGGGAGACGATTTACCTCTTATCGATTGGCTCTGTGACAGAGTGTGGAAAATGCAGGGATGCTTCACCGAAGAAGATGGTTATGTGGCTTCCAAACTGACCATTGCCGAAATGCTAAAGTCTGGGACCACTACCTTCGTTGAAGCTCTTTTTGCTGAAAGATACGGATTCGAAGGCGCCGTCACGGCTGTCGCCGAATCTGGTATCAGAGGCTGCGTGGGGAAAGTCGTCATGGACCAACCTAGATACGCAACCCAGGAGGGTATAAGCATGCACGAAGGCCTCATTGAAGACGAAACTTCTCTGGAAAGAGCGGTCCAAATGTTTGACCGCTTCAATGGCTCTGCTGAAGGCAGGGTGGAGGTCTGGTTCGGTGCCAGAACCCCCGGCGGCGTCACCGAAGATCTTTATCGTCGAATGGTGAAGGTGTCCGAGGAAAAGGGTATTGGAATCACAATGCACTGCGCCGAAATCGAAGCAGACAGGGTATTCTTTGCCTCCAAGGGCCACACTCCCATGAGTTATTGCAAAGACCTGGGGCTTCTAAAATCTCGTACCGTTTTGGCCCACATGGTCCATTTAGACGACGGCGATATCGAGATTCTAAAAAATACGGGGGCTTCCGTGGCTCACTGCCCAGCCTCCAACGCCAAATTGGGTTCTGGAATTGCTAGAGTTAAAGAACTAGTAGAATCAGGAATTCCAGTAGGTCTAGGTTGCGACGGATGTCCCTGTAATAACACTATGGACTTATTACAAGAAATGAAGTTGGCTTCTCTGTTACCAAAAGCGGTTCACAAAAACCCAACCATTCTTCCGGCCGAACAAATAGTGGAAATGGCAACGATTGTCGGAGCGAGAGCAATCGGTAAAGAAGACCAGTTAGGTTCATTGGAGATTGGCAAAAAAGCTGACTTCATCTCCATCAACCTGGCCAACAAGTTATATGCCCAACCCATGAGAGACCCAGTTTCAATGATAGTCTACATTGCTACTGGTAATGATGTTGAGAATGTGATCATTGATGGTAGACTGGTGGTCAAAGACAAGGAGTTGTTGAccttggatgaagaagcaaTCATTAGAGAGGCAAATGTGCATGGTGAATCAGTCAGACAGAGAGCTAAATGCATGGGGGGATACAGTCGTTGGAACACAATGTAAGATCATTCTTTTCTCAATCCCAACCTAgactttttgattttggcCAGGATTGGCTCAGTGACTCCCCTACTGTCCAAACCTAAACCTTCACCTTTGCTCCATCCTAACTTCTCCAGCATCCTTCTACCAATATTATCTTGTCCAATTTCGGGAGCCCTGGACCCAACAATCTCTCCTTCCTTAACGTGTGATTTTGAACCACTTTTTATCAGTTTGTCCTCCGAGAAATCTTTCTTGCTGACATCGATTCTGTTAAAGACCCTTCGTTGCCTGAGAAGTCTGCCGATCATGTCGTACTCGGGGCTTAGATAATTTGTCCGTTTTGTCTTTATGACTGTGACATGCTGCCGCTTTCCTTTAAGGAATTTACGGCCTTTCATCTGGTAATGATCT
It encodes the following:
- a CDS encoding Co-chaperone that stimulates the ATPase activity of Ssa1p, whose translation is MALKHHPDKNPDNVNEATQKFNEIKSAYEVLSDPHERSWYDSHRTQILSEMDNADVGFPQAAEFEYAGTTSQDIMKYFNPALYSDFSKAYGMINGLYSKLAAEEKLDSAPQFGGSSASYEHVVRLFYQHWANFQTSKSFSWVDEYKYSSTYDRKTRRAIEKENKKYRDQARKEYNESIRNLTRFIKRRDPRVKPGIAKYEAEQKKKRNDTLRKQYVQNRNNENSEYIEQDWEKLNNEELAEIERLLEKIHNDPTEEEDENEFNEFECVICNKIFRTENQFLTHESSKKHKKALKDLKSQMREEGIELGIDEESYVAVELSPEEFVTAEESLDSLSELDFIDDMDDMELEELERKLDEATLKENREKESQENSERQSQEKSQEEKVLSSDSDPQSDYEAPQELKPEQDNQANLHEDVTLLTNDKANPLWAGLDEDDSDLDCNTATAATNNTSPPSLDQANPRLPNPSTENCATCSMAFPSRNKLFQHIRDTNHVASPNQAKKKNKSKKKR
- a CDS encoding Guanine deaminase, a catabolic enzyme of the guanine salvage pathway, producing MLFIHATLVTVNANRDIIEDGAILVDGQFILDMGKSADLISRHNGQETIDLKGQIVMPGLISLHVHLAQSLLRTAGDDLPLIDWLCDRVWKMQGCFTEEDGYVASKLTIAEMLKSGTTTFVEALFAERYGFEGAVTAVAESGIRGCVGKVVMDQPRYATQEGISMHEGLIEDETSLERAVQMFDRFNGSAEGRVEVWFGARTPGGVTEDLYRRMVKVSEEKGIGITMHCAEIEADRVFFASKGHTPMSYCKDLGLLKSRTVLAHMVHLDDGDIEILKNTGASVAHCPASNAKLGSGIARVKELVESGIPVGLGCDGCPCNNTMDLLQEMKLASLLPKAVHKNPTILPAEQIVEMATIVGARAIGKEDQLGSLEIGKKADFISINLANKLYAQPMRDPVSMIVYIATGNDVENVIIDGRLVVKDKELLTLDEEAIIREANVHGESVRQRAKCMGGYSRWNTM